The genomic window GATTTTATGTTGATTGTAGTTTTTTTCTAACAATCAACCTTCTCATCTATTGTACCATAGCTACTAACGGGAAAAAGAGAACCGAAACGTTGGACGCTTCGATTCTCTCCACACATGACCATCTACAGATGAGTCCTGTTTTCTTACGATGGACGTTCATCTTTCTTATATGCAATAACCTTGGATTCCTTATTTTGGGCCATTTCTTTTGCTCGTTTCACTGCCTCTTCTTTTGTTTTGAAAGAATCAGCGGCTTTTTCAGCACCTTTTGTTTGAACAAACCATTTATCATCCTTATAGAAAACAAGAACATCATTGTCTAAAAGGTCTTGATTGATTTGTTCTCCACTATGTTTATCATTCTTTTTAGGATAGTTCTCTTTTGAAAATGCCTCTTTCTCACGTTCTGTTGCTTCCTCCAGCCATTTTTTTGACTGTGAAATAGCAATGGGAATGGCACGCTCTTCCGGATAACCTTCTGCAAGCAACGCATTTCCTATCTCGATTGCCTTCTTTCTCAACGATGGTTCAAAGTTCTTGAATGAAGCTGGATAATCCTTTTTATCCCATGGCATGACGATCCCTCCCTTTTCTACTTCAATCAGGCAAAGAAACTGCCGCCTGTGATTGCATATACCTGTCCAGTCACATAGCTCGCTTCCTCTGAAGCCAAAAAAACATAAACTGAAGCTAGTTCAGCCGGTTGTCCGGCACGTCCGATTAATTCATCCTGTCCAAACTCGGGAATTGCTTCCTGCGGTTGTCCACCACAAATCTGCAACGGCGTCCAAATCGGTCCGGGTGCAACTGTATTGACTCGAATCCCTTTAGAAGCCACTTGTGCTGCAAGCCCCTTACTAAACGTCGTTATCGCTCCCTTAGTCGCCGCGTAGTCCAACAAATGTGCACTTGGTTCTGCACTTTGGATAGAGGTCGTTGTGATGATACTCGCCCCAGATGGCAAATAATCCAGTGCCTCCTGAACAGTCCAGTACATAGAAATGATATTGGTTGTAAAAGTATCCATAATTTGTTGAGTGGTCAGCTCCTTGATGTCTTCCACCGCTTGCTGCATACCAGCATTCAATACTAGAATATCCAACCCGCCTAACGCTTCTGCTGCTTCATGGACTAATTTTCGAGCAAATGACTCATCCTTTAAATCTCCTGGAAGTAAAATAGCCTTTTGTCCAGCTTTCTCAATCCATTCTTTAACCTCTTGCGCGTCTTCTTCTTCAAATGGCAGATAATTGATTGCTACATCGGCGCCTTCTCTTGCATAGGCAATTGCTGCTGCACGACCTATTCCGGAATCGCCACCAGTGATCAATGCCTTCCTACCTGCCAACTTTCCACTGCCTTTATATACTTGTTCTCCACAGTCCGGTACTGGTGTCATCTTAGTTTGCAATGCCGGAGCTTCCTGCTTTTGTTTCTCAAAAGTACCTGCATAAAACTGTTCTAACGGATTTTCAAGTTTTTTTTCTGACATCCTTTATCCCTCCTGAAAGTTTGATTGCTCTATTTTTAGCCTATAACAATCAAGAGATAGATTCAAATCATCCGCATCTTTTCCTACTATGCAGCTCATTCTTGCGCTTATTACGACTTTCCTTCACAACCTCTTTCAATTAACAAACGCGACTCCCCAATGCGCAAATAGCTCAAGGGCCTGTGCTTCTTTTCGTTCATCTCTTGAAGAGACGACATTCTTTGAAATCACAAATTTTGCTTCTGGAAATGTACTCATAAAGATAATCAGATTTGCGAGTACACAAATCTCCGTCTCTACACCAATAAATTCAATCTTTTCTTTTGTAAAATCAATGTCTGAAAGCTCTTCCTTCAAAGCCAACATTTTCTTCGGTGGTATCCCATAATAGTGCTTTTTTACCTCAATTCCCGTACTAAGTATTTCCTGTAGCTCGTCAACGATCTGCAAATCCCATATATCCTCATTTCCATCCTTGTGCTCTATCGGAATATCTCTTGTATAAATAATAGGCTCGCTTCGAGCCAAAGCATCCTGTGTTTTTTTTACCAGCGCAGCAATCAGCCGCTGTCCATCTCCTATGTATGTTGCTCCCTTGGCATGCAGGTTGCTGTTTTGCGCATCAATAATAACTAGCATGATTGCTCTCCTCTCTAATCGTATCTCTTCTCAGTATACGGACATTCCTCTGCTCCTTCTAATCATTCGCTCTAATTCGAAAGACAAAAACATACCACGACTGATTCACTAGGAATCAGTCGTGGTATGTCTCTATTTTTTAATTCAGATTATCCAAAAGTAAGGAAACGATCTGCATCGTTCATATACTCTTTTTCACCAGCTGGTGCTTCAATAGAGCCGATAACCAATTGTGCTCTTAATTTCCAATTTGCCGGGATATTCCATTCCTCCGCTACTGCATCATCGATAACAGGGTTATAATGCTGTAGGTTTGCGCCAATGTTTTCTTGCGCCAACGCAGTCCATACGTTTGCTTGAGTTAAGCCACTTGCTTGTTCAGACCAAACAGGAAAATTGTCTGCATACAAAGCAAATTGTTCCTGTAAGTTTTTAACGATATCCTGATCTTCAAAGAAAAGAATTGTACCAGCTGCACCAGCAAAACCTTTCAATTTTTCTTGTGTATTTGGAAAAGCTTCAGGTGGCGTAAGTGGTTTTAATGCTTCTTCTGTGATGTCCCATAATTTTTTATGTGCATCCCCAAATAGGAAAACAACACGTTGTGTTTGAGAGTTAAAAGAAGACGGACTTTCTCTTACAACCTCTTTGACCAAAGCTGTGATTTCATCCTTTGATTGTGGTAAGTTATTTCCTAAAGCATAAATTGAACGACGGTTCTTTAATTGGTTAACAAAATTTGACATAGTTTATTTCATCCTTTCATCATTACAAGTCAATAATTACTATTACTTCTTTAGTATAACAACTTATTAAAAGTAAGTAAAAGAATATGCTTCAAATAAAAAAAGAATCCGATTGCCGTAATTGTACGGGCCGGATTCTGATTTAGATACTTGCTTATTCGTAACGCAATGACTCGATTGGATCTAATTTTGCTGCTCTTCTTGCTGGTAATGTTCCTGCAAGGAACGCTATCAACATAATCACTAAAACAATGACGATCATCGAAGGTATTGAGAATTGTAGTAGTGTGAAGCCTGTCATACCTTCAAGGAAGGATTTCAAGGCGTACTCATTTAGTAAAGCTCCAGCTCCCATTGCTCCTAGAATCCCCAGCGCTGATCCCCAGAAACCAATCAACAACGCTTCAACACTGAATGATAGGAAAATTTTTCCACTGCCCATTCCCATCGCTTTCATCAACCCAATCTCGCGGGTACGATCCTGAACAGACATATACAAGGTATTCACGATCCCAAAGCTGGCCGCTAGTAGCGCGATTGCTCCAAACACGGTCAGAACACCTGTGATTGCGTTCACAACCTGGCGAATCATGCCAATTTCATCTTCCACAGTCATCGCAGAATAGTCCTGATCGCTTAAGCGCTCTTTCAACTTGTTGATTTTATCTGTTTTACCTACATAGCCTTTTTCCATTGTTGCAAACGCCATATAATACATATCCTTCATGTTCTCCGGCAAGCCTTTTTCGCTGATCTCAACGATTTTATTGGCCAAACCATTACTGATAATTGACTGTCCATTTTGGACTAAGCTAACATTACGAACACCTACGATCGTCGCATCAACAACCTCTTGCTCGCCAGTTGCTTGAGAAGTTACTGCGATTTTTACTTTTTTGTTCAAGGCATCCTTTGCAGAGGAATACCCCAAGCTCTTCACAAATTCAGGTGCCAGATTCACTTCATACGCATCACCAGTCGTACTGACTTCTTTTCCTTCTTCCAGATCGATCGTGATATCGCTTGAACTAGCAACAGAAAATTCGTATTTTTTCCCTGATTCCCCTTCAATATAGTCAGGAGAAAGCATCAAAAATGGTTTAACAGATTTAATTCCATCAATCCCTTTGATTTTATCAAGATCTTTCTGTGTTAATGCCTCTGCTTCTGTTGCGCTTCCTTTATCCGCATCGTACTCTGTCGGCTCATCACCGCCGCCTACACTAACACCCAGCGAATCAGCACCAGGAGACACCATCAATTGATCCTCTCCACCTACGCTGCCTATTTGCTTATCAATATAGTCATTTACACCAATATTCACACCGGTCGTCAACGTAATGGTGAATGCGCCGATAAAGATTGCAATGATGGTTAAAATCGTTCTTCCTTTATTTCTCCATAGATTCGAACTTGCTGATTTTAAAATATCTGTTATCTTCATAGCGCTTCTCCCTTAACAATCAATCCGTCTTTGATATGAATCTGACGATCACAACGTGCAGCCAGATCTTCATCGTGCGTCACGATAATCAACGTGATTCCTTCTTTTTTATTTAAATCAAATAATAATTTCTCTATTTTTTCCCCAGTAGTAGAATCTAGGTTTCCTGTAGGCTCATCCGCAAAAATAATTTGTGGATTATTCACCAATGCCCGTGCAATGCAGACACGTTGCTTTTGCCCACCAGATAGGTCATTGGCCTTGTTGTGTATCTTGCTTTCCAATTCCACAGATTTCAATGCTTTTAGCGCCATTTCTTTTCTCTTTCTACCGGAAATACCCGCGATTTTCAGCGGTAGCATTACATTGTTCAGCACGCTATCTTTTGGATTCATGAAAAACTGTTGGAACACAAAACCAAATGCTTCATTTCTAGTATTGTTCAATTCCTTTGTTTTTATGTTGCTGACACTTTTATCATTTAATAAAATATCACCTGAGCTTGGCTTATCTAATAATGCCAAAATATGCATTAACGTTGATTTTCCTGACCCACTTTTTCCGATGATTGCAACAGACTCCCCTTTTTCGATCTGTATGTCGATTCCTTTCAGGGCATCAAATCTTGTTTCATTACGCCCATAGCTCTTTTTTAGATTTCTAGCTTCAATTACAGACATTTCTTCCCTCCATCATTCTCACTAACATTTTTTTCACATCTTTCATTTTGAAGTAACGCCAGTTATTTGTCATGGTACTTGAGATGTATTTCTTACTCGTCTTAAGTCTTGTATCCCTTTCCAATTAGTAAAAGATATATTTGTAGGAGGTTTTTTAGAAAAGAAAAGAGACTGAAAATTTTTTCAGTCTCAAAAAAAGGTTATTTTTTCGTTATTATGTCGCCTTCAAAATACAAGTTCACAGTTCCGTCCTCAGTTGCTTCAAAATCGCTTACAGGATGTCCCTCTACAAAACTGACACCATCAGCAAATGGATGTTTCGCTTTCAGTTCCTCAATAGAAACCATTTCTCCAAGCTTGTATTTGGGAGACTCTGTTTTATACAATATATAATCACCAGACCCGTCTAAATCAATCCAATAATTCACTGTAATTGTTACTGTAAATGCTGTTGGCGCTTCTGAGAAAATTACTTGGTGTACACCACAAGTTTTCAATTGTGTTGGCTCACACTTCACACCATAGTTAACAATGCAACAGTTTTTTGCTTGGCGTGTACCGACTACTCTCATTGAAGAAGGGGTGCCTTTTGCAGGATCTGCCAATAGCCCACCTTGGTTATTCAAGTAGACCCCACCAGGTTCAGATGTCCAATTGTAATTCTTCATATTGTTCATATTCCGTTTTACTGACTTGTAGTTTGTTACAAATACTGGTGTTTCAAAACTGAGCTCAAAAGTTGGTTTTCTATACTCTTCACGAACTACAGCACCACAGTATGCACGAAGCATTTTTTTGTCAGCTTGCAATGCAGCAATCCCACTGTTGATATCATTAGAAATACCAGTAATCGAGCTTCCTTTACCTTCTGCTTGAATATGTGCAATCGCTGAGCGTGCACCGGAAACTTTTCCTTCACCGACAACTGTTGCGCCAGTCCATGCATAGATATCACGATACGCCCAGATTCCTGTTCCTTGCGTTGCAGTTCCTTTGAGAACTGAGCTTAGGAAAGGCTTGATATCGTTATTACACCAGATACCATAATTTGTTCCGTAAGCTTCTACAGTACCTGCTTTCATACGAATCTCGTTGTGGACACGGATTCCTGCTTCATTTCCCTTTGCAGTGATTTTTCCTTTTCCACTGCAATAGAATGGTTTGAAGTAGCCGCCTACATTGATCCCAAACTGACCTTGTT from Enterococcus sp. 9E7_DIV0242 includes these protein-coding regions:
- a CDS encoding DUF2188 domain-containing protein encodes the protein MPWDKKDYPASFKNFEPSLRKKAIEIGNALLAEGYPEERAIPIAISQSKKWLEEATEREKEAFSKENYPKKNDKHSGEQINQDLLDNDVLVFYKDDKWFVQTKGAEKAADSFKTKEEAVKRAKEMAQNKESKVIAYKKDERPS
- a CDS encoding SDR family oxidoreductase, with the translated sequence MSEKKLENPLEQFYAGTFEKQKQEAPALQTKMTPVPDCGEQVYKGSGKLAGRKALITGGDSGIGRAAAIAYAREGADVAINYLPFEEEDAQEVKEWIEKAGQKAILLPGDLKDESFARKLVHEAAEALGGLDILVLNAGMQQAVEDIKELTTQQIMDTFTTNIISMYWTVQEALDYLPSGASIITTTSIQSAEPSAHLLDYAATKGAITTFSKGLAAQVASKGIRVNTVAPGPIWTPLQICGGQPQEAIPEFGQDELIGRAGQPAELASVYVFLASEEASYVTGQVYAITGGSFFA
- a CDS encoding isochorismatase family protein yields the protein MLVIIDAQNSNLHAKGATYIGDGQRLIAALVKKTQDALARSEPIIYTRDIPIEHKDGNEDIWDLQIVDELQEILSTGIEVKKHYYGIPPKKMLALKEELSDIDFTKEKIEFIGVETEICVLANLIIFMSTFPEAKFVISKNVVSSRDERKEAQALELFAHWGVAFVN
- a CDS encoding nitroreductase family protein, which produces MSNFVNQLKNRRSIYALGNNLPQSKDEITALVKEVVRESPSSFNSQTQRVVFLFGDAHKKLWDITEEALKPLTPPEAFPNTQEKLKGFAGAAGTILFFEDQDIVKNLQEQFALYADNFPVWSEQASGLTQANVWTALAQENIGANLQHYNPVIDDAVAEEWNIPANWKLRAQLVIGSIEAPAGEKEYMNDADRFLTFG
- a CDS encoding ABC transporter permease: MKITDILKSASSNLWRNKGRTILTIIAIFIGAFTITLTTGVNIGVNDYIDKQIGSVGGEDQLMVSPGADSLGVSVGGGDEPTEYDADKGSATEAEALTQKDLDKIKGIDGIKSVKPFLMLSPDYIEGESGKKYEFSVASSSDITIDLEEGKEVSTTGDAYEVNLAPEFVKSLGYSSAKDALNKKVKIAVTSQATGEQEVVDATIVGVRNVSLVQNGQSIISNGLANKIVEISEKGLPENMKDMYYMAFATMEKGYVGKTDKINKLKERLSDQDYSAMTVEDEIGMIRQVVNAITGVLTVFGAIALLAASFGIVNTLYMSVQDRTREIGLMKAMGMGSGKIFLSFSVEALLIGFWGSALGILGAMGAGALLNEYALKSFLEGMTGFTLLQFSIPSMIVIVLVIMLIAFLAGTLPARRAAKLDPIESLRYE
- a CDS encoding ABC transporter ATP-binding protein; the protein is MSVIEARNLKKSYGRNETRFDALKGIDIQIEKGESVAIIGKSGSGKSTLMHILALLDKPSSGDILLNDKSVSNIKTKELNNTRNEAFGFVFQQFFMNPKDSVLNNVMLPLKIAGISGRKRKEMALKALKSVELESKIHNKANDLSGGQKQRVCIARALVNNPQIIFADEPTGNLDSTTGEKIEKLLFDLNKKEGITLIIVTHDEDLAARCDRQIHIKDGLIVKGEAL